A genomic segment from Bosea sp. OAE506 encodes:
- a CDS encoding glutamate synthase subunit beta — MGKVTGFLEFDRQEQKYQLAGDRIRHFREFTLPLEERDVKKQAARCMDCGIPFCHGPTGCPVHNQIPDWNELVYSGGWEDALRNLHSTNNFPEFTGRICPAPCEEACTLNLENMPVTIKTIEQAIADKGWQEGWIVPEPAAVRTGKKIAVVGSGPAGLAAAQQLARVGHEVHVYEREARAGGLLRYGIPDFKMEKKHIDRRVKQMEAEGVTFHYNVNIGVTLPFRELVDGHDAVLMSGGAETPRDPGLPDTNLDGVHYAMPYLTQQNKRVGGEDVSGITPILAGGKHVVVVGGGDTASDCVGTAFRQGALSVTQLDIRPMAPQIEDKLTVWPYWPTKFRTSSSQAEGAEREFQAATLGLEGRNGKLTGVRCARVDEKRQPIPGTEFVLQADLCFLAIGFAGSLIEGMIAQSGAAVDKRANVVANDSDYRTSVDKVFVAGDMRRGQSLVVWAIREGRQAAHAIDKHLMGETILPV, encoded by the coding sequence ATGGGCAAGGTCACCGGCTTTCTCGAATTTGACCGGCAGGAGCAGAAGTATCAGCTCGCCGGCGACCGCATCCGCCATTTCCGGGAGTTCACGCTCCCGCTGGAGGAGCGCGACGTCAAGAAGCAGGCGGCGCGCTGCATGGATTGCGGCATTCCGTTCTGCCATGGGCCGACCGGCTGTCCGGTCCACAACCAGATCCCGGACTGGAACGAACTGGTCTATTCCGGCGGCTGGGAGGATGCGTTGCGCAACCTCCATTCCACCAACAACTTCCCGGAGTTCACCGGCCGCATCTGCCCCGCGCCCTGCGAGGAAGCCTGCACGCTGAACCTCGAGAACATGCCGGTCACGATCAAGACGATCGAGCAGGCGATCGCCGACAAGGGCTGGCAGGAGGGCTGGATCGTCCCTGAGCCGGCCGCGGTCCGCACCGGCAAGAAGATCGCCGTCGTCGGCTCCGGGCCGGCGGGCCTGGCAGCGGCGCAGCAGCTCGCCCGCGTCGGCCACGAGGTCCATGTCTATGAGCGCGAGGCGCGGGCCGGTGGCCTGCTGCGCTACGGCATCCCCGACTTCAAGATGGAAAAGAAGCACATCGACCGCCGCGTCAAGCAGATGGAGGCCGAGGGCGTCACCTTCCATTACAACGTCAACATCGGCGTGACGCTGCCGTTCCGCGAGCTCGTCGACGGGCATGACGCGGTGCTGATGAGCGGCGGCGCCGAGACCCCGCGCGATCCCGGCCTGCCGGACACCAATCTCGACGGCGTGCATTACGCGATGCCCTACCTCACCCAGCAGAACAAGCGGGTGGGTGGCGAGGACGTCTCGGGCATCACGCCCATCCTTGCCGGCGGCAAGCATGTCGTCGTGGTGGGCGGCGGCGACACGGCGTCGGACTGCGTCGGCACGGCCTTCCGCCAGGGTGCGCTCTCGGTGACGCAGCTCGACATCCGGCCGATGGCGCCGCAGATCGAGGACAAGCTCACCGTCTGGCCCTATTGGCCGACGAAGTTCCGCACCTCCTCCTCGCAGGCCGAGGGCGCCGAGCGCGAGTTCCAGGCGGCGACGCTCGGGCTCGAGGGTCGCAACGGCAAGCTCACCGGCGTGCGCTGCGCCCGCGTCGACGAGAAGCGGCAGCCGATCCCGGGCACCGAATTCGTGCTGCAGGCCGATCTCTGCTTCCTCGCCATCGGCTTCGCCGGTTCGCTGATCGAGGGCATGATCGCGCAGTCGGGCGCGGCCGTGGACAAGCGCGCCAACGTCGTCGCCAATGACAGCGACTATCGCACCAGCGTCGACAAGGTCTTCGTCGCCGGCGACATGCGCCGCGGCCAGTCGCTCGTCGTCTGGGCGATCCGCGAGGGCCGCCAGGCCGCGCATGCGATCGACAAGCACCTGATGGGCGAGACGATCCTGCCGGTGTGA
- a CDS encoding SGNH family hydrolase, whose protein sequence is MRLRALFTMLAVAGLLLLAGGAPSHAQQARQAQPQPQQQRSFFQLFWQQPAQPQVVQPQRQRVAPVVRRRPAAPVVVRDDPVIPKVDVAHHILVIGDSLANLLADGLEEALEDRPDLAVIARAKPDSGLVRSDFHDWPRAAAELVAGDAKVGLGVMLVGLNDRQAIREGETVHEPLSPRWLELYRERINAVAQAFAARRVPLIWVGAPPVQNARLSADLVTFNEQYRQQVERAGGQYVDLWGAFVDAENRYAAMGPDVSGQPTRLRLGDGIHFTGAGARKAAHFVDVLVRRLFAPGVQSGIIALPVSPETGAPTNPELQPGGIERLIDQMVAGLPVISLPAALQAKPAAGPILPLTGTAGPGEQALLVSIPEARGRGEIAGQLDRIFGEGILPDPKPGRMDDHRWPR, encoded by the coding sequence ATGCGTTTGCGCGCCCTCTTCACGATGCTGGCGGTCGCCGGCCTGCTCCTTCTGGCCGGCGGAGCCCCCTCCCACGCGCAGCAGGCGCGACAGGCCCAGCCGCAACCGCAGCAGCAGCGCAGTTTCTTCCAGCTCTTCTGGCAGCAGCCTGCACAGCCCCAGGTCGTCCAGCCGCAGCGCCAGCGCGTCGCGCCGGTGGTTCGCCGCCGCCCGGCGGCTCCCGTCGTCGTCCGCGACGATCCCGTCATCCCCAAGGTCGACGTCGCCCACCACATCCTCGTCATCGGTGACTCGCTCGCCAACCTTCTGGCCGACGGTCTGGAGGAAGCGCTGGAGGACCGGCCCGATCTCGCCGTGATCGCGCGGGCGAAACCGGATTCGGGCCTCGTCCGCAGCGATTTCCACGACTGGCCCAGGGCCGCCGCCGAACTCGTCGCCGGCGATGCCAAGGTCGGACTGGGCGTCATGCTGGTCGGCCTCAACGACCGCCAGGCGATCCGCGAGGGCGAAACCGTTCACGAGCCGCTCAGCCCGCGCTGGCTCGAACTCTACCGCGAGCGCATCAATGCCGTCGCGCAGGCCTTCGCGGCACGGCGCGTCCCGCTGATCTGGGTCGGCGCGCCGCCGGTGCAGAACGCGCGGCTCTCCGCCGATCTGGTGACCTTCAACGAGCAGTACCGCCAGCAGGTCGAGCGTGCCGGCGGGCAATATGTCGATCTCTGGGGCGCCTTCGTCGATGCGGAAAACCGCTACGCTGCGATGGGCCCCGACGTCTCCGGCCAGCCCACGCGGCTGCGGCTCGGCGACGGTATCCACTTCACCGGCGCCGGCGCTCGCAAGGCCGCGCATTTCGTCGATGTGCTGGTGCGGCGGCTGTTTGCGCCAGGGGTCCAGAGCGGCATCATTGCGCTGCCGGTCTCGCCCGAGACCGGAGCCCCGACCAATCCCGAGCTGCAGCCGGGCGGCATCGAGCGCCTGATCGATCAGATGGTCGCGGGCCTGCCCGTGATCAGCCTGCCCGCCGCGCTCCAGGCCAAGCCCGCGGCCGGGCCGATCCTGCCGCTGACGGGGACGGCCGGGCCGGGCGAACAGGCGCTGCTGGTCTCGATCCCCGAGGCGCGGGGCCGCGGCGAAATCGCCGGCCAGCTCGACCGCATCTTCGGCGAGGGCATCCTGCCCGATCCGAAGCCGGGGCGAATGGACGATCACCGCTGGCCGCGGTGA
- a CDS encoding lytic murein transglycosylase → MRLSVIAATALISLAPALAQTTGSISTSARTREAPPTPTARPAEGDFGAFLQKLWPQAQARGISRATFDAAFRGVTPDPAIAALTKKQSEFTAPIWGYLNSAVGGTRIPRGRDAAADNASVLAQVEARYGVPKEIVLGVWGMETNYGSFKGDKDTIRSLATLAHIRYRGDFFRDELLTALELIEEGHVERRELRGSWAGAMGHTQFMPSSYRKYAVDFTGDGHADIWNSTADALASTANYLKGYGWVPGLPWGLEVTLPEGFDHKLNKASFSQFASAGVRKADGGRLPSSGEGRLFYPAGHRGPVILLTANFDVIKKYNSSDAYALAVGHLGDRILGRPAIQADWPVQAPRLDKAGIQDLQRRLKTLGLYDHDADGRIGTGTREAVRQYQLRQGEIPDGWPTPALLARLRSPR, encoded by the coding sequence ATGCGCCTGTCCGTCATCGCCGCAACGGCCCTGATCAGCCTGGCGCCCGCGCTTGCCCAGACGACGGGCTCGATCAGCACCTCCGCCCGCACGCGTGAGGCCCCGCCCACCCCAACCGCGCGCCCGGCCGAGGGCGATTTCGGCGCCTTCCTGCAGAAGCTCTGGCCGCAGGCCCAGGCGCGCGGGATCTCGCGCGCGACCTTCGACGCCGCCTTCCGCGGCGTGACGCCGGACCCCGCCATTGCGGCGCTGACGAAGAAGCAGTCGGAATTCACGGCCCCGATCTGGGGCTATCTCAACAGCGCGGTCGGCGGCACGCGCATTCCCCGCGGTCGCGATGCGGCAGCCGACAACGCCTCGGTGCTGGCGCAGGTCGAGGCGCGCTACGGCGTGCCAAAGGAGATCGTGCTCGGCGTCTGGGGCATGGAAACCAATTACGGCTCGTTCAAGGGCGACAAGGACACCATCCGCTCGCTGGCGACGCTCGCCCATATCCGCTACCGCGGCGACTTCTTCCGCGACGAGCTTCTGACCGCTCTGGAGCTGATCGAGGAGGGCCATGTCGAGCGCCGCGAGTTGCGCGGCTCCTGGGCCGGCGCCATGGGCCACACCCAGTTCATGCCCTCGAGCTACCGCAAATATGCAGTCGATTTCACCGGCGACGGCCATGCCGACATCTGGAACTCGACCGCCGATGCGCTCGCCTCCACGGCCAACTACCTCAAGGGCTATGGCTGGGTCCCGGGCCTGCCCTGGGGCCTCGAGGTCACGCTGCCCGAAGGGTTCGACCACAAGCTCAACAAGGCGAGCTTTTCGCAATTCGCCTCCGCCGGCGTGCGCAAGGCCGATGGCGGGCGCCTGCCCTCCTCAGGCGAGGGGCGGCTGTTCTACCCCGCCGGCCATCGCGGCCCGGTGATACTGCTGACCGCGAATTTTGACGTCATCAAGAAGTACAACTCGTCGGACGCCTATGCGCTCGCCGTCGGCCATCTCGGCGACCGCATCCTGGGCCGCCCCGCCATCCAGGCGGACTGGCCGGTCCAGGCGCCCCGCCTCGACAAGGCCGGCATCCAGGACCTGCAGCGCCGGCTCAAGACGCTCGGCCTCTACGACCATGACGCCGACGGGCGCATCGGCACCGGCACGCGCGAAGCGGTGCGCCAGTATCAGCTCCGGCAGGGCGAGATCCCCGATGGCTGGCCGACGCCGGCCCTGCTCGCGCGGCTGCGCAGCCCGCGCTGA
- the galE gene encoding UDP-glucose 4-epimerase GalE, which produces MAVLVSGGAGYIGSHMVLELLDRGESVVVLDNLSTGFWWAVPKEVPLIQGDVADQELVARIIAEHGVTEIAHFAAKIVVPESVADPLGYYLNNTVKTRALLESAVRGGVRRVIFSSTAAVYGEPAVSPVPEEIELHPINPYGRSKLMSEWMLADAAKAHGLSYIVLRYFNVAGADPKGRSGQSSPNATHLIKVAGQAALGQRDGLEVFGTDYPTPDGTCIRDYIHVTDLARAHLAALDHLRGGGESLTLNCGYGRGYSVKEVVEVVKAVSGVDFPVRLSGRRAGDPAALVAKADRIRDELGWKPEHDDLEEIVRQALAWETSLKTRNAM; this is translated from the coding sequence ATGGCGGTACTTGTTTCGGGCGGTGCCGGTTATATCGGCAGCCACATGGTTCTGGAACTGCTCGACCGTGGCGAGAGCGTGGTCGTTCTGGACAACCTCTCCACCGGCTTCTGGTGGGCCGTGCCGAAGGAGGTGCCGCTGATCCAGGGCGATGTCGCCGACCAGGAGCTCGTGGCGCGCATCATCGCCGAGCATGGCGTGACCGAGATCGCCCATTTCGCCGCGAAGATCGTCGTCCCGGAATCCGTCGCCGATCCGCTGGGCTACTATCTCAACAACACCGTGAAGACGCGGGCCCTGCTGGAGAGTGCGGTGCGCGGCGGCGTGCGTCGCGTCATCTTCTCGTCCACCGCGGCCGTCTATGGCGAACCCGCGGTCAGCCCGGTGCCGGAGGAGATCGAGCTTCACCCGATCAACCCCTATGGCCGCTCCAAGCTGATGAGCGAATGGATGCTCGCCGATGCGGCGAAGGCGCATGGGCTGAGCTACATCGTGCTGCGCTATTTCAACGTCGCCGGCGCCGACCCCAAGGGCCGCTCCGGCCAGTCCTCCCCCAACGCGACGCATCTCATCAAGGTCGCCGGCCAGGCGGCGCTCGGCCAGCGCGACGGGCTCGAGGTCTTCGGCACCGACTATCCGACGCCCGACGGAACCTGCATCCGCGACTACATCCACGTCACCGACCTCGCCCGCGCCCATCTCGCCGCGCTCGACCATCTGCGCGGCGGCGGCGAGAGCCTGACCCTGAACTGCGGCTATGGCCGGGGCTATTCGGTGAAGGAGGTCGTCGAGGTCGTGAAGGCGGTGTCCGGCGTCGATTTCCCCGTCAGGCTCTCGGGCCGCCGTGCCGGCGACCCCGCCGCCCTCGTCGCCAAGGCCGACCGGATCCGCGACGAACTCGGCTGGAAGCCGGAGCATGACGACCTCGAGGAGATCGTCCGCCAGGCGCTGGCCTGGGAAACAAGCCTAAAGACCCGCAACGCGATGTGA
- a CDS encoding UTP--glucose-1-phosphate uridylyltransferase has product MSKRIRKAVFPVAGLGTRFLPATKAIPKEMLTVVDRPVLQHVVDEARAAGIEHFVFITGRNKAVIEDHFDFAYELEDTLRKRNKTAEIEALAADLPLAGATSFTRQQQPLGLGHAVWCARDIIGDDEPFALLLPDMLHHTHGRGCLAQMIDAYNKHGGNHIAVAPVPDDQTHQYGIVGVENREAKVSKVTKMVEKPAKGTAPSNLHITGRYILQPTIFNLLANQEPGAGGEIQLTDSMIALSRLEPFHAVRFDGDIYDTGSKMGFLAANVAYALDRDDLGPQLRMELERLMER; this is encoded by the coding sequence ATGTCGAAACGCATCCGCAAGGCCGTCTTCCCCGTCGCCGGTCTCGGCACCCGGTTTCTCCCAGCGACCAAGGCGATCCCGAAGGAGATGCTGACGGTCGTCGACCGGCCGGTGCTCCAGCATGTCGTGGACGAGGCGCGCGCCGCCGGAATCGAGCATTTCGTCTTCATCACCGGCCGCAACAAGGCTGTGATCGAGGACCATTTCGACTTCGCCTACGAACTCGAAGACACCCTGCGCAAGCGCAACAAGACCGCCGAGATCGAGGCCCTGGCCGCCGATCTGCCGCTCGCCGGTGCGACCAGCTTCACCCGCCAGCAGCAGCCGCTGGGCCTCGGCCACGCCGTCTGGTGCGCGCGCGACATCATCGGCGACGACGAGCCCTTCGCCCTGCTGCTGCCCGACATGCTGCACCACACCCATGGCCGCGGCTGCCTCGCGCAGATGATCGACGCCTACAACAAGCATGGCGGCAACCATATCGCGGTGGCTCCCGTGCCCGACGACCAGACCCATCAATACGGGATCGTCGGTGTCGAGAACCGCGAGGCCAAGGTCTCGAAGGTGACCAAGATGGTCGAGAAGCCCGCGAAGGGCACGGCTCCCTCCAACCTGCACATCACCGGCCGCTACATCCTGCAGCCGACGATCTTCAACCTGCTGGCCAATCAGGAGCCGGGCGCCGGCGGCGAAATCCAGCTCACGGATTCGATGATCGCGCTGTCGCGGCTGGAGCCGTTCCACGCCGTGCGCTTCGACGGCGACATCTACGACACCGGCTCGAAGATGGGCTTCCTGGCGGCGAATGTCGCTTATGCGCTCGACCGGGACGATCTCGGCCCGCAGCTGCGCATGGAGCTCGAGCGGCTCATGGAGCGCTGA
- a CDS encoding methyltransferase domain-containing protein, with protein MSDGIVFDRALGRRRLTRALAAGYPDFLLERATQDLEERLAAVLRQFGDAADLGSSLPLAVPVLRGKAARVLHMAEAPGGRTDLVGDLERLPFAAASLDLASSLLALQGVNDLPGALIQIRRALRPDGLFIGCLLGGRTLSELRQVLLEAEAETSGGASPRIAPFADLRDLGSLLQRAGFALPVVDSEVVTVRYRDLFGLLRDLRALGWGNALTARRRTGLRRDTLMRAAALYAERFADPDGKLRATFEIVWLSGWAPHESQQKPLRPGSAKARLADALGVPEIGTGDKAGRP; from the coding sequence GTGAGTGACGGCATTGTCTTCGACCGCGCGCTCGGCCGCCGGCGCCTGACGCGGGCGCTCGCGGCCGGCTATCCCGACTTCCTGCTGGAGCGCGCGACGCAGGATCTGGAGGAGCGGCTGGCGGCCGTCCTCCGGCAGTTCGGCGACGCGGCCGACCTCGGCTCGTCGCTGCCGCTGGCCGTGCCGGTGCTGCGGGGCAAGGCTGCACGCGTGCTGCATATGGCGGAGGCGCCGGGCGGCCGGACCGATCTGGTGGGCGATCTGGAGAGACTGCCCTTCGCTGCGGCCAGCCTCGATCTCGCTTCGTCCCTGCTCGCCCTGCAGGGCGTCAACGACCTGCCCGGCGCACTGATCCAGATCCGCCGCGCCTTGCGGCCGGACGGGCTGTTCATCGGCTGCCTGCTCGGCGGGCGCACGCTGAGCGAACTGCGGCAGGTGCTGCTGGAGGCGGAGGCCGAGACCTCGGGCGGCGCCAGCCCCCGGATCGCGCCCTTTGCGGATTTGCGCGATCTCGGCAGCCTGCTGCAGCGGGCGGGCTTCGCACTGCCGGTCGTCGACAGTGAGGTCGTGACCGTGCGCTATCGCGATCTGTTCGGGCTGCTGCGCGACCTGCGGGCGTTGGGCTGGGGCAATGCCCTGACGGCCCGGCGAAGGACGGGCTTGCGCCGCGATACGCTGATGCGGGCGGCCGCGCTCTATGCCGAGCGTTTCGCGGACCCCGATGGAAAGCTTCGCGCGACCTTCGAGATCGTCTGGCTCTCGGGCTGGGCACCCCATGAAAGCCAGCAGAAGCCGCTCAGGCCTGGCTCGGCCAAGGCGCGTCTGGCGGATGCGCTCGGCGTGCCCGAGATCGGGACGGGCGACAAGGCGGGCCGACCATGA
- a CDS encoding thioesterase family protein, whose amino-acid sequence MSGRQERLERAAFGVFRPVPTRWHDNDVYGHVNNVVYYAWFDTAVNAWLVEHGFLDIAGSATVGLVVETTCTYFESVAFPETVELGLGVERLGTSSVTYRIGVFRQDSRLAAAQGRFTHVYVDRATQRPVPIPADLRVALEALTSSGGSG is encoded by the coding sequence ATGAGCGGCAGACAGGAACGCCTCGAGCGCGCCGCCTTCGGCGTCTTCCGTCCGGTCCCGACGCGCTGGCACGACAATGACGTCTACGGCCACGTCAACAATGTCGTCTATTACGCCTGGTTCGACACCGCCGTGAACGCCTGGCTGGTCGAGCACGGCTTCCTCGACATCGCCGGCAGCGCAACGGTCGGGCTCGTGGTCGAGACGACCTGCACCTATTTCGAGAGCGTGGCCTTTCCGGAGACCGTCGAACTCGGCCTCGGCGTCGAGCGGCTGGGCACCAGCTCGGTGACCTACCGCATCGGGGTCTTCCGGCAGGACTCGCGGCTGGCGGCGGCGCAGGGCCGCTTCACCCATGTCTATGTCGATCGCGCGACGCAGCGCCCGGTGCCGATTCCGGCCGATCTGCGCGTGGCGCTCGAAGCCCTCACATCGTCAGGCGGATCTGGCTGA